From the Salmo trutta chromosome 2, fSalTru1.1, whole genome shotgun sequence genome, one window contains:
- the LOC115161009 gene encoding uncharacterized protein LOC115161009 isoform X2, with product MESPHQAVGSGLLFPAFSASKEDLPHPTPVASKQLRVPKDQQPYKVEGSMRKSPTELESSHGVGSETAVEPNKTWPENMTGNMANTESSLTPDDLPIFQSVVIQEAERTKGSGVVSLHSPIKCTLKRRMAQRLESSSESDCSGEEEELPSLAQIFRSSACPPTAEEEEEEEESVTLLKDHARDQGSYREAGDGTCAAAEDGQRESSPLMCPSPEWVTTSQVSVDLFGTPEEAEGMAGDTGLTQESSQFSSECIATQQKVAMQEELRRLERMMALVSEALQEKEQEPTEAKVNPGAPYPPALLQPDRSTVSAGLDLQTTLPCGQGTRKRSASRESAQNIGGNAASPPPGLGDCEGLGPTPTAPCRTQHEGPGGTGGRLGRQSGRSLRSSMRARPNQVSSVVRVHSGTKAPSAGLEVQDTPGFIQPANTPPSTHTPLREPAGVKLVLVASGLSAPEQSMVKKFAKRMGGSVCSQVTSETTHVIMNTG from the exons ATGGAATCTCCCCACCAAGCTGTGGGTTCTGGTCTGCTCTTTCCAGCTTTTAGCGCCTCTAAGGAAGATCTACCACATCCGACACCTGTAGCTTCAAAGCAACTTAGAGTCCCTAAAGATCAGCAGCCATACAAAGTGGAGGGCAGCATGAGGAAAAGTCCAACAGAACTGGAGAGTAGCCACGGTGTTGGATCAGAGACGGCAGTGGAGCCAAACAAAACGTGGCCAGAGAACATGACTGGAAACATGGCCAATACAGAGTCCTCCTTAACTCCAGATGACCTTCCAATTTTCCAATCAGTAGTTATCCAAGAGGCAGAGAGGACTAAAGGAAGTGGTGTGGTCAGCTTGCACTCTCCCATCAAGTGCACCCTAAAGCGGAGGATGGCTCAGAGACTGGAGTCTTCCTCAGAGTCCGACTgcagtggagaggaagaggaactgCCTTCCCTTGCGCAAATTTTCAGATCTTCGGCTTGTCCACCAAccgctgaggaggaggaggaggaggaggaatccGTCACATTGCTCAAAGACCATGCCAGGGACCAAGGAAGCTACAGGGAGGCTGGTGATGGTACCTGTGCTGCAGCTGAAGATGGGCAGCGAGAGAGCAGTCCTCTCATGTGCCCCAGTCCCGAATGGGTCACCACCAGTCAGGTATCTGTGGACCTGTTTGGAACACCAGAAGAAG CTGAAGGAATGGCAGGTGACACTGGCCTGACACAGGAATCATCACAATTTTCAAGCGAGTGTATTGCCACTCAG CAAAAGGTTGCGATGCAGGAGGAGCTGCGAAGGCTGGAGAGAATGATGGCGTTGGTGTCTGAAGCGCTCCAGGAGAAGGAGCAGGAGCCCACTGAGGCCAAAGTTAACCCCGGGGCCCCATATCCCCCAGCGCTGCTTCAACCAGACAGGTCCACAG TCTCCGCAGGCCTTGATCTCCAGACGACCCTGCCGTGTGGCCAGGGCACCAGGAAGAGATCTGCCAGCAG GGAAAGTGCCCAAAACATTGGGGGAAATGCAGCCTCACCGCCCCCTGGTCTTGGAGACTGTGAGGGCCTTGGGCCCACCCCCACCGCGCCCTGCCGCACCCAACATGAGGGACCTGGAGGGACTGGGG GGCGGCTTGGCAGACAGTCAGGACGGAGCCTAAGGAGCAGCATGAGAGCGAGGCCCAACCAGGTGTCGTCAGTGGTCAGAGTGCACAGCGGGACCAAGGCTCCCTCAGCTGGGCTGGAGGTCCAGGATACTCCGGGGTTCATCCAGCCTGCCAACACACCCCCATCAACACACACTCCACTGCGGGAACCCGCTGGGGTCAAGTTGGTGCTGGTAGCATCAGGACTCAGTGCACCTGAACAG TCGATGGTGAAAAAGTTTGCCAAGAGGATGGGAGGCAGTGTGTGTTCACAAGTGACGTCCGAGACCACCCATGTCATCATGAACACAGGTTAG
- the LOC115161009 gene encoding uncharacterized protein LOC115161009 isoform X1 gives MESPHQAVGSGLLFPAFSASKEDLPHPTPVASKQLRVPKDQQPYKVEGSMRKSPTELESSHGVGSETAVEPNKTWPENMTGNMANTESSLTPDDLPIFQSVVIQEAERTKGSGVVSLHSPIKCTLKRRMAQRLESSSESDCSGEEEELPSLAQIFRSSACPPTAEEEEEEEESVTLLKDHARDQGSYREAGDGTCAAAEDGQRESSPLMCPSPEWVTTSQVSVDLFGTPEEAEGMAGDTGLTQESSQFSSECIATQQKVAMQEELRRLERMMALVSEALQEKEQEPTEAKVNPGAPYPPALLQPDRSTVSAGLDLQTTLPCGQGTRKRSASRESAQNIGGNAASPPPGLGDCEGLGPTPTAPCRTQHEGPGGTGAGRLGRQSGRSLRSSMRARPNQVSSVVRVHSGTKAPSAGLEVQDTPGFIQPANTPPSTHTPLREPAGVKLVLVASGLSAPEQSMVKKFAKRMGGSVCSQVTSETTHVIMNTG, from the exons ATGGAATCTCCCCACCAAGCTGTGGGTTCTGGTCTGCTCTTTCCAGCTTTTAGCGCCTCTAAGGAAGATCTACCACATCCGACACCTGTAGCTTCAAAGCAACTTAGAGTCCCTAAAGATCAGCAGCCATACAAAGTGGAGGGCAGCATGAGGAAAAGTCCAACAGAACTGGAGAGTAGCCACGGTGTTGGATCAGAGACGGCAGTGGAGCCAAACAAAACGTGGCCAGAGAACATGACTGGAAACATGGCCAATACAGAGTCCTCCTTAACTCCAGATGACCTTCCAATTTTCCAATCAGTAGTTATCCAAGAGGCAGAGAGGACTAAAGGAAGTGGTGTGGTCAGCTTGCACTCTCCCATCAAGTGCACCCTAAAGCGGAGGATGGCTCAGAGACTGGAGTCTTCCTCAGAGTCCGACTgcagtggagaggaagaggaactgCCTTCCCTTGCGCAAATTTTCAGATCTTCGGCTTGTCCACCAAccgctgaggaggaggaggaggaggaggaatccGTCACATTGCTCAAAGACCATGCCAGGGACCAAGGAAGCTACAGGGAGGCTGGTGATGGTACCTGTGCTGCAGCTGAAGATGGGCAGCGAGAGAGCAGTCCTCTCATGTGCCCCAGTCCCGAATGGGTCACCACCAGTCAGGTATCTGTGGACCTGTTTGGAACACCAGAAGAAG CTGAAGGAATGGCAGGTGACACTGGCCTGACACAGGAATCATCACAATTTTCAAGCGAGTGTATTGCCACTCAG CAAAAGGTTGCGATGCAGGAGGAGCTGCGAAGGCTGGAGAGAATGATGGCGTTGGTGTCTGAAGCGCTCCAGGAGAAGGAGCAGGAGCCCACTGAGGCCAAAGTTAACCCCGGGGCCCCATATCCCCCAGCGCTGCTTCAACCAGACAGGTCCACAG TCTCCGCAGGCCTTGATCTCCAGACGACCCTGCCGTGTGGCCAGGGCACCAGGAAGAGATCTGCCAGCAG GGAAAGTGCCCAAAACATTGGGGGAAATGCAGCCTCACCGCCCCCTGGTCTTGGAGACTGTGAGGGCCTTGGGCCCACCCCCACCGCGCCCTGCCGCACCCAACATGAGGGACCTGGAGGGACTGGGG CAGGGCGGCTTGGCAGACAGTCAGGACGGAGCCTAAGGAGCAGCATGAGAGCGAGGCCCAACCAGGTGTCGTCAGTGGTCAGAGTGCACAGCGGGACCAAGGCTCCCTCAGCTGGGCTGGAGGTCCAGGATACTCCGGGGTTCATCCAGCCTGCCAACACACCCCCATCAACACACACTCCACTGCGGGAACCCGCTGGGGTCAAGTTGGTGCTGGTAGCATCAGGACTCAGTGCACCTGAACAG TCGATGGTGAAAAAGTTTGCCAAGAGGATGGGAGGCAGTGTGTGTTCACAAGTGACGTCCGAGACCACCCATGTCATCATGAACACAGGTTAG